A stretch of the Capricornis sumatraensis isolate serow.1 chromosome 19, serow.2, whole genome shotgun sequence genome encodes the following:
- the DEGS2 gene encoding sphingolipid delta(4)-desaturase/C4-monooxygenase DES2: protein MGNSAGRSDFEWVYTDQPHTQRRKEMLAKYPAIKALMRPDPHLKWTVTGMVLAQLLACWLARGLAWRWLFFWAYAFGGCVNHSLTLAIHDISHNTAFGTGRAACNRWFAIFANLPIGLPYAASFKKYHVDHHRYLGGDGLDVDVPTRFEGWLFCTPARKLLWLVLQPFFYSLRPLCVHPKAVTRMELCNALVQLAADATIYALWGLKPMVYLLASSLLGLGLHPISGHFVAEHYMFLKGHETYSYYGPLNWITFNVGYHMEHHDFPSIPGCNLPLVRKIAPEYYDHLPQHHSWVKVLWDFVFDDSLGPFARVKRVCKLAENRL from the exons CCAAGTACCCGGCCATCAAGGCCCTGATGCGGCCGGACCCCCACCTCAAGTGGACGGTAACGGGAATGGTGCTGGCGCAGCTGCTGGCCTGCTGGCTGGCGCGGGGGCTGGCATGGCGCTGGCTCTTCTTCTGGGCCTACGCCTTCGGGGGCTGTGTGAACCACTCGCTGACGCTGGCCATCCATGACATCTCACACAACACCGCCTTCGGCACGGGCCGTGCCGCCTGCAACCGCTGGTTCGCCATCTTCGCCAACCTGCCCATAGGCCTGCCCTACGCCGCCTCCTTCAAGAAGTATCACGTGGACCACCACCGCTACCTGGGCGGCGACGGGCTGGATGTGGATGTGCCCACGCGCTTCGAGGGCTGGCTCTTCTGCACGCCGGCCCGCAAGCTGCTCTGGCTGGTCCTGCAGCCATTCTTCTACTCACTGCGGCCGCTCTGCGTGCACCCCAAGGCCGTGACCCGCATGGAGCTGTGCAACGCCCTGGTGCAGCTGGCGGCCGACGCCACCATCTATGCCCTCTGGGGGCTCAAGCCCATGGTCTACCTGCTGGCCAGCTCCCTGCTGGGCCTGGGCCTGCACCCCATCTCGGGCCACTTTGTGGCTGAGCACTACATGTTCCTCAAGGGCCATGAGACCTACTCCTACTACGGGCCCCTCAACTGGATCACCTTCAACGTGGGCTACCACATGGAACATCATGACTTCCCCAGCATCCCCGGCTGCAACCTGCCCCTG GTACGGAAGATCGCGCCCGAGTACTACGACCACCTGCCCCAGCACCACTCGTGGGTGAAGGTGCTCTGGGATTTTGTGTTCGACGACTCCCTGGGGCCCTTCGCGCGGGTGAAGCGGGTGTGCAAGCTGGCGGAGAACCGCCTGTGA